The Chloroflexota bacterium genome includes the window GCCGGTTCGGAGAGCGCGTGCGAATCCATTCCCAGGTATAGCGGTCCGGCAAAACCCTGGGCTTGCTTGTGTTCACAAATCGCTTGACAGATAGCGAGGACGTGATGCTCGTTGAACGAGTTAGCGAGCGACGAGCCGCGATGACCCGAGGTGCCAAAGGCAACGCGCTCGGCGGAGTTGGCAACATTGGGCTGGCGCGCATAGTACGCCGCGACGAGGCGAGGAACATTGACGAGCATTTCACGCGGAGCCGGTTTGCCGGCAAGTGGATGTGTGCTCATGGCTGAAATTCTCCCCGGTGATTGGGTTATGCGCGGGCAAAGACGCTTGGCTGATGCAAGTTCGCTCGCCAGTATACCCTTTGCTCAACCTACAGTCAACTCACCGATTGAAAAATCGAGACTGTGGCATAGCGACTGCAAGATTTGGAATTCACCGCGGAGACGCAGAGGGCGCGGAGAAAAGTCATATAAAAAAACTCTGCGTTCTCAGCGAACTCCGCGTCTCTGCGGTAAAATTTTGGTGTCATCGGTCACCATGACACACTGTCGAAAAATCGCGTGTGGCTTTGACAACGCCGCGCAACTGTCCTAAAATGTTCGCACTCGAAGGAGGCACGATGCCGGAACAGAAATGGACGAATCAAGAGATCGCCGCGCTGTTGTATCGCATCGCGGACATTCTCGAAATCCAGGGTGAGATCGTGTTCAAGGTCGTCGCGTATCGCCGCGCCGCCGACGCGATTGAACATCTTGGACGCGGGCTGCGCGACGTGTGGCAAGGCGATCCGAAAAATCTGCGCGCGATTGCCGGCGTCGGCGAAGCGATTGCGGACAAGATTGACGAACTCTTTCGTACCGGCAAACTCGCGTACTATGCCAAAATCACGAAAGGTGTGCCGCCCGGCATTTTTGAATTGCTGACGATTCCGGATGTCGGACCGAAAACCGTCGCGCGTCTCTGGAAAGAATTGAAAATCACCGACGTCGCGAAATTGGAGAAAGCGGCGCGCGCGGGCAAATTGCGCGCGATCAAAGGATTCGGCGCGAAATCGGAAGAGAAAATCCTTGCGGGCATCGAGGCGCAACGGCGCAAAAAATCTTCGACGCGCGTTTTGCTCGGCGTCGCGTACCCCTTCGCGCAAGAGATCGTCGCGGCGATGCGCGCGGCGTGCGGCGACGCAATTCGCGACATTGCGCCCGCCGGTTCGCTCCGCCGGATGAGACCGACGATTGGCGATCTCGACATCCTCGTCGCGTCCGATTCTCCGGAAAAGATTATTGACGCGTTCGTGAACCTGCCCATCGTGCGTGATGTGAATGCGAAAGGCACGACGAAAGCAAGCATCATCGCGGAGAACGGAATGCAAGTAGATTTGCGCGTGCTCGAATCGAAACACTGGGGCGCGGCGTTGCAATATTTCACCGGGAGCAAAGAGCACAACATCGCGTTGCGAAACATCGCGCTCGAACAAGGTCTCTCGTTGAGCGAGTGGGGCTTCAAAACCGTCAAGGGCGAAAAGGAAATTTTCACGCCGCGCGAAGAAGAGGTGTACGAGAAACTCGGTTTGCAATGGATTCCCCCAGAATTGCGAGAGGCGAGTGGCGAATTGCGATTGGCGCAAGAAAAGCGATTGCCTCGCCTCATCGAACTTGGCGATCTCAAAGGCGATCTACAATTACATTCGAACTGGAGCGATGGCAGTTTCACGATTGAGCAAATGGCGGAAGCGGCGCGCGCGCGCGGCTTACATTACAGCGCGGTCACCGATCACAGCCAGGGACTGGGCATTGCGCGCGGGTTGACGCCGGAGCGATTGAAGCAACAGTGGGCGGAGATTGACGCGCTCAACAAGAAATGGAAAGATTTCGTCGTGCTGAAAAGCATCGAGATGGAAATTCACGCAGACGGCTCGCTCGATTTCCCGGATGAACTGCTCGCGCAATTCGACATCGTGCTCGTCTCGACGCACAGCGCGCTGAAGCAGTCGCGCGAAAAGATTACCGCGCGCGTCGTCAAGGCGATGCAAAATCCGCACGTGGACATTTTCGCGCATCCGACCGGGCGTTTGCTCGGCACGCGCGAAGAATCCGCGCTCGATCTCGAAGAAGTGTTTTGCGTCGCGAAGGAAACCGGGACGCTCGTCGAAATTGACGGCGCGCCGGAACGTCTCGATCTGGACGATGTGCGCGTGCGCCGCGCGCGCGAGGTCGGCGCGCAAATCGTGATTGACAGCGACGCGCACTCGCCCCAAGGATTCGACGGCTTGTTCTACGGCGTTGCGATGGCGCGCCGCGGCGGACTGGAAGCGAAGGATGTGTTGAACACGCTGGAGTGGAAGGAGTTGCGGAAGCGGCTGAAGCGGAATAGGAAATGACGGAGGACGAATGCCAAAAGACGATCAACGGCGTTCCCAGCGCAAACTGGTTTCTCTGCGGGCTTTTATTTTCCGCGAAACGACAAGTTTTCTGGGTGTTTCGATCCCGGCTCGAACGATCAATCTCAGTCATACTGGGGCGTTGATCGAATCGGCGGAGCGCCTATTCTCAGGCGAGGATTGTACGTTTGAATTGGTAACGGACGATGGTCGCCGCGCCGAAATTTCTGGACGGATCGTCTGGGTGAAACAAGAAACGGACAATGTGTATCGCGCCGGCGTGGCATTCCGCAATCTCTCGCCAGATGAGGAATATCTGTTAGACCTGGAACTGGTGAGGAAAAGTACTGGTTGAGGCGCGGTTACGAAAGCAGAAAACCAACATGGCAGAACCCAAACTCGATCTACACAACACGTATGATCGTATGGGCAACGTAGAAAAATCGTTGGCGCGCGTTTAGCTTTGTGCTATAATCGTCGCGCAAGTTTGAAAGGAATGTACAAATGGCAGTTCAATCATACGAATGGGCATTGACCGAACTCGTCAAATTGCAACAGCGTCAACCCGACCTTGTGCAATCCGCGTTGGAGAAAACTCTGCGCGAGAACGGCGACTTGCAGTGGTCGCTTGTCGTGAACGCGTATTTAGATGAGATCATCAACCTGGGCAGAGCAGCAGAATTGCTGGGGATGCATCGCCTTGAATTGCAAGAACGTTTTATCGAGTTAGGTATTCCGCTTCGGATTGGCGCGGCAACGCTGGAAGAAGCGCGCGCCGAAGTCGCGGCAATTCGCAAATGGAAATCGGTCAAGGAATCCAAAAGCAGGAAATACAATGCGCGCCGTCGTCAATAACACGGTTCTCAGCAATTTCGCAAACGTCCGCCGCGCGGACTTGGTTCGGCAATCGTTCGGCGACCTGGTCGCGACGACAGACGTGTTGGCAGAACTCAAAGCAGGCGAACGCTTACACCGTCTTCCGATTTGTGATTGGTCGTGGCTCAAAGCAATTGCATTGACGAAAGACGAACGCGCACATGCAGAGCAGTTGCGCAAGACAGTGGATGCCGGCGAGGCATCTTGCCTCGCGGTTGCCTCTGCGCGCAGCTTGGTCTTTTTGACAGATGATCGCGACGCCCGACGCCTCGCGCGATTGAACAAGATTGCAATTTCAGGTACACTCGGTATTTTGCAATCGCTCGTTGACGATCAGCATCTCAATTTGGACGAAGCGAATCGTTTGCTCGCAGAGATGATTGCAAAGGGATACCGCTCACCGGTCCGATCATTGCAGGAACTAGACAAGTAATATTGTCAGGGAGCGTCAATCGCTGGGCGCTCCTTTTCGATTGGATGCCGAGACTCAAGCGAAACATAACATGGCAAAACTTAAACTCGATTTACATGACATCTACAATCGCGGCGGACAGATTGACGCGGAACTTGATCGCATCGTGCAGGAAGCGGTGGACAAGAAGATTGATCTTGTCGAGATTATTCCCGGCAAAGGAAGCAGGCAACTCAAGAAAAAAGTGTTGCGCT containing:
- a CDS encoding PilZ domain-containing protein; the encoded protein is MPKDDQRRSQRKLVSLRAFIFRETTSFLGVSIPARTINLSHTGALIESAERLFSGEDCTFELVTDDGRRAEISGRIVWVKQETDNVYRAGVAFRNLSPDEEYLLDLELVRKSTG
- a CDS encoding Smr/MutS family protein codes for the protein MAKLKLDLHDIYNRGGQIDAELDRIVQEAVDKKIDLVEIIPGKGSRQLKKKVLRFLNQSHIRQLYHRIEKDDKNFGRIFIHFKH
- the polX gene encoding DNA polymerase/3'-5' exonuclease PolX, with the translated sequence MPEQKWTNQEIAALLYRIADILEIQGEIVFKVVAYRRAADAIEHLGRGLRDVWQGDPKNLRAIAGVGEAIADKIDELFRTGKLAYYAKITKGVPPGIFELLTIPDVGPKTVARLWKELKITDVAKLEKAARAGKLRAIKGFGAKSEEKILAGIEAQRRKKSSTRVLLGVAYPFAQEIVAAMRAACGDAIRDIAPAGSLRRMRPTIGDLDILVASDSPEKIIDAFVNLPIVRDVNAKGTTKASIIAENGMQVDLRVLESKHWGAALQYFTGSKEHNIALRNIALEQGLSLSEWGFKTVKGEKEIFTPREEEVYEKLGLQWIPPELREASGELRLAQEKRLPRLIELGDLKGDLQLHSNWSDGSFTIEQMAEAARARGLHYSAVTDHSQGLGIARGLTPERLKQQWAEIDALNKKWKDFVVLKSIEMEIHADGSLDFPDELLAQFDIVLVSTHSALKQSREKITARVVKAMQNPHVDIFAHPTGRLLGTREESALDLEEVFCVAKETGTLVEIDGAPERLDLDDVRVRRAREVGAQIVIDSDAHSPQGFDGLFYGVAMARRGGLEAKDVLNTLEWKELRKRLKRNRK
- a CDS encoding UPF0175 family protein, with amino-acid sequence MAVQSYEWALTELVKLQQRQPDLVQSALEKTLRENGDLQWSLVVNAYLDEIINLGRAAELLGMHRLELQERFIELGIPLRIGAATLEEARAEVAAIRKWKSVKESKSRKYNARRRQ
- a CDS encoding DUF3368 domain-containing protein, with amino-acid sequence MRAVVNNTVLSNFANVRRADLVRQSFGDLVATTDVLAELKAGERLHRLPICDWSWLKAIALTKDERAHAEQLRKTVDAGEASCLAVASARSLVFLTDDRDARRLARLNKIAISGTLGILQSLVDDQHLNLDEANRLLAEMIAKGYRSPVRSLQELDK